The Halorussus gelatinilyticus genome contains the following window.
CGACGCTCTACGTACAGGCGGTCAGCGACGGCGACGAACTGAACGGTCTCGGGGTCCTCCAGCGGGCGATTCCGCAGATTCCGCCCGCGGACCTCTCGGGGACGATTCTCGTGGTCGGCATCGTCAACTACCACGCCTTTCAGGTGGCCGAACACCGCAACCCCATCGACGACACGAAGATGAACCGCACCTACCCCGGCGACGAGTCGGGGACCTCCAGCGAGCGCATCGCGGCCGCGACCTTCGAGGCCGCCTCGCGCGCCGACCTGATTTTGGACCTGCATCAGGGCTCGACCAGTCAGATGCTCAACGAGGTCCGGGTCCGGTGCGGCCAGCGCCACCGCCTCCACGACGAGTGCCTCGAACTCGCCAAGGTTTTCGGCTGCGGGCACGTCCTCGACCAGAAGGGACCGGACGGCCAACTCGCCCGCGCGGGTCCCGACGAGGGCATCCCGACCATCGACCCGGAACTCGGCGGCTGCGTGGGTTGGGACGAGGAGAGCATCCGGTACGGCGTCGAGGGCGTGTTCAACGTCCTACGCTACTACGGCTTCCTCGACGGCGACGTGGACCTCACACCCCAGACTCGCGCGACCGGATTCGACCGCTACGGGTCGCCTTCGGGCGGTCTCGTCCGGTTCCGGAAGGAGTTGGGCGACGCCGTCGAGGTCGGCGACGTCATCTTCGAGGTGACCGATCCCTTCGGCCAACTGAAGGCGGAAGTGACCGCGGACGACCGCGGCGTCTTCTGGCGCTCGCGCCGCCTGCCCCAAGTGGCGACCGGCGAGTACGTCTGTTCGGTCGGCACTGACGTAGACGAGTTCTGAGCGTCGCCTCCTGCACTCGACCTGCGTCCTCCGCTCGACCTGCGGTCTCCCCCTTCGGCCGTCCCCCGAGCGCGGCGCTCCTCCGATAACTATTGATGCCCGAGCGCGACAGTACCGAGTATGCCGACCGACCTCGCCTGCCCCGACTGCGGCCGGACCTACGACGCCGGCCCGGACGAACCGTGGCGCTGTGACTGCGGCCATCCGCTCGAATTCGCCGACCGCCCGCGACCGGACGGTCCCGCGCCCGACTTCGCCGAGTTG
Protein-coding sequences here:
- a CDS encoding succinylglutamate desuccinylase/aspartoacylase family protein, whose translation is MKTLGTASAAPGEIDTGRLQVGETRDGGEFGLPVAVVNGAADGPTLYVQAVSDGDELNGLGVLQRAIPQIPPADLSGTILVVGIVNYHAFQVAEHRNPIDDTKMNRTYPGDESGTSSERIAAATFEAASRADLILDLHQGSTSQMLNEVRVRCGQRHRLHDECLELAKVFGCGHVLDQKGPDGQLARAGPDEGIPTIDPELGGCVGWDEESIRYGVEGVFNVLRYYGFLDGDVDLTPQTRATGFDRYGSPSGGLVRFRKELGDAVEVGDVIFEVTDPFGQLKAEVTADDRGVFWRSRRLPQVATGEYVCSVGTDVDEF